CATCAGCGCGGGATTGATATTGTAGGACTGTGCGACGCTGCAAATCGTTTCGATGTCACTCAGCGTGAACGCCGAACCTCTCGACGCGACGAAATCATACAACACCGTCGGCGAGATGTCCTGGTACCGAAGCGCAGGCACCACAACTTCGGACGACCCGTTGTGGTGGGAGAGAATCTCTTCCTGCTGCTGCGCCTCAATTTCCAGCTGCTCAATCTGGCTCTGCGTCATGTGCAGTCGTTTCAGGAGCGACTCCTGCTGCTGGGAAAGCGCCTGCATTTGACTTTTTGCGGTGCTCAAGGCATCCTTCGCAGAAGCTTCTTCCTGCAGCTGCGCGGCCTTCATGGACTGCAGCTGTTGTTCCTGCCCAACCAGTGTCTGGTAATCCTGGTTCTGCCGATCACGTTCGGTCTGCAAGGTCTGCTGCAACGCAGCCACCTGATTCAGCAGCTTTCGCTCACCCTGCGTCAAAATCGACAATTCCTGCATCCGGCTGAGCAGATCGTTAAAGCTCGTTGCATTCATGAGCACCGACAGATAGGAGACCTCGCCGTCCTCGTATTCCGTTCGCAAGATGGCCTTCAGCGTGTCCTCGTCGGCGTTCCATTCCGCCTGGTTGCGGTGGATCTGCCGCTGCAGTGCGTGAATCTGACGCAGGATCTCCTGCGTTGACAACTGTTTCTCCCTGATTTGTGCGTCCAAGTTGCTAACGGTCGCACTCGCCTCTGCGGCACGGTGCGCCGCAGTCGCCGCCGTTTGCTGCTGTTTTTGCAGCTGGCCCTTGGTCTGCGCAATCTGGTCCTGCAACTGTTGCTGCTGCTCCTTTGCGGTGGACAGCTTGTCCGCTTCGGAAGTGCTGACCAGACAACCACTCATCAATAGAAACACACTCGTCGAAATGAGCACCTGCCTGCCAAGCTTCAAAGTCACATTCACTCCAATCCCATGATGCCTGTCACCTGCGGCCCGCTCATGAACAGCAGCGCCATCGCCGTGACGTACGCTGGGTACGTGACAACCACGTCGGAAGCAACTCCCGGACGCGCAGCCAACGCGTCAGCAGGAAGCCTCCTCGTTTGCGAAAACAAGGCCCGCAGTTGATGATCCTCGACCATGACTCTCGCCGCATGAATCGCGTCCCGCCGAGCACCAGGCTCCGTCGGACACAAATCGGGCAGTTGTCGGATATCCACCCGGTACGCTCGTAAATTTTCCTTGTACTGTTCGATCGCCTTGCGCCTTTTCATCCGGTCCGCTTCGTCGTGCGCCGCCACCTTCACTTCTACGGCGCTGTCCCGCTTCGGAAACCGCGATTTCAGCGGGTGAAAACGTTGCAACATGTGATGTCCTCCCAGGTGCCGCGCAACTCCCGTCGAACGTCCACTCCGTCCAAAACACAAGAAAACCCGTCGCGAAGGCAACGGGGTCAAAACATCAAATCATTGTGGAACACACCACTCTCCTAAACGCCTACGAAGTTAGCTGTCGGATTCGAGCTTAAGAGATTGCTCTACTGGTCGTCGTGACCAGATTCACCCCGATAGATTGGTTCCCCCGTTCCCTTGCGGGACTCAGCGATCCGTATTCAGTTCAGGCGTTAGTATAGCGTTTCTATCAGGGGGCATCAAAGTGGATGTTGGGGTGGAAACGGAAGCATCCGCGAGAATTCCACCGCATTTCGGCGCACAACGTCGATGAACCGTACATTGTCGCACCCTTGCACCCGCCCTGATGATACGACGCTCAAACATGCTCAGACTGCAATTTCCTCCAACTCCGTACCAGGCTTGATATTTGGGAGCGCCAACGCAATCCACTGACCAAGAGAAATGACGACTGCAATGATGATCCAAGTGACTGTCGCACTGGTGACAGAGATGAGCAGCGTCCAAATGAGACTGCCGAGCAGCAGGCCACCCGTGAAGATCGACCCAAGGAACCCAATCGCGGTACCACGCACGCGCGTCGGAAAGCTTTCACCCCAGTACGCATACCCGGCACCGGACCAAGTCCCGTTGGTGACCTGGTAAATCACAAAGTACAGGATAAAGACAACCGTGTGTCCATGGATGAACATAAATACCAAGTTCAATGGCGCAGTCAGCATACCGCTGATGACCAGTACACTCTTCCGGCCAAACCTTTCACCCAGCACGCCGCCGAGGACGTAGAAAAAGTAGCCAATCCCCCCAGCGATCAAGAGCATGTTCGCCGCTTGTGTTGCCGTCCAGCCATCATACTTGGTAAGCCAGTA
Above is a genomic segment from Alicyclobacillus cycloheptanicus containing:
- a CDS encoding murein hydrolase activator EnvC family protein, producing MKLGRQVLISTSVFLLMSGCLVSTSEADKLSTAKEQQQQLQDQIAQTKGQLQKQQQTAATAAHRAAEASATVSNLDAQIREKQLSTQEILRQIHALQRQIHRNQAEWNADEDTLKAILRTEYEDGEVSYLSVLMNATSFNDLLSRMQELSILTQGERKLLNQVAALQQTLQTERDRQNQDYQTLVGQEQQLQSMKAAQLQEEASAKDALSTAKSQMQALSQQQESLLKRLHMTQSQIEQLEIEAQQQEEILSHHNGSSEVVVPALRYQDISPTVLYDFVASRGSAFTLSDIETICSVAQSYNINPALMLAITGQELDFVQQGTPYETWKLENPFDDYGSWAVYHTTLEQSAALAAELIQVRLSTPPPAGEDAIIWLNDPANHAGAGVYATDPNWAYGVRTFFNEIEAYVSAHS